In Spea bombifrons isolate aSpeBom1 chromosome 9, aSpeBom1.2.pri, whole genome shotgun sequence, the genomic stretch CCTCCCTTGCGCGGGCCATGATGGATTCCTTGAGGCGAAAGTCAGTCAGATGACATATGATGTCCCTAGGAGGGGATCCCGGATCTCCACGGGGGCGCAGGGCGCGATGAGCCCTATCTGCAGGCACGGGGGTGTCCAGCGGACGGTCCAGGAGGCCATTGAAGATCTCTCTGAGCAGGCCGAAGACGTCCTCCGGCGCATCCGACTCTGGGACCCCTCTGACCCGTACGTTCTGCCTCCGGCTACGGTTGTCGATGTCCTCGACCCGGCGATGCAGCTCCCTGAGGTAAGTCGCGTGGCACTCACCAAGGCGTCGAGTGGATGCAACAGCAAGGCTCTGTTGAGTCGCCGAATCCTCCAAGGTCAGGACCCTCTGTTCCAAAGCGGAGAGATCCGTGCGCAGGGCCGAGACTTCGTCGCGGACCACCTGCTTGAGCTCGGCGATGAGAAGAGAGAAGTCAGCCTTCCATGGTGCCGAGGAGAACAGCTGGACAACCTCCGGAGGGTGAGATGATGAAGGTGGGTGCGAGATGGAAGCCGATTCCTCCGCGGAGGAAGAGCTGGCCGGAGATGCAGCCTCGTGGTCCCCTGAGGCCTGCGAGGCCAAGTCAGCCGGAGTGCGAAAATATTCGCGGAGAGAAGCCGAGGAGGGCCTGTGACGATCCACGGCAGGAGAGGGGTCAGAGACCATCTTTTTATTGCGTCCCATGCTAGTGTAGCGGTCAGGGAGTTTAGAGGAACGAGCGGGCAGCGGCGGAGCAACTAGCTCATGCGGCCATCTTCCTCGGCGGCCAGACACGCCCCCGGAACATATGGTTTTAATACACAATAGAAGTGCGTGATTTCAGTGAGTTTCTGGAAAAGTCGATGACAGcttgactttaaaaaaaaaaagaataaatcataaatcattttttggaaattttTCAAACGGCAGAATATGGAGTTTCACTCATATAACTGAAAATAACTTTGCATCGTAAATAAGACATTTTACCGTCTACACGGTAAACTATATGGATTACCCCCCTGCTGTGTCCGAAACAGTATGGAATTGGTGCCAAAACGTACTGcccaaaaaaaggcaatttttcCTACGAAATCAAACACCGAAACTCTGGATAAAATATGTTCATTgcaaaaaacatggtgaaaccATTCATAGATTAAGCCCCGAAATAGCCCAAGACTGACACTATTGCATCAGAGGATGATGTCAGAGGATTGAAtgaagtgtgtgggggggtacgGCTTTACGAAcactttttatgtgaatttgttACGTATCGGTAGAGTGACCGAGCCGGCTGTGTTTTCCAGGATGcctataatttttacatattgctgaccagcagaTGTACCGCTGAGTAACCGATTCCCTTCTGTAAGTTTATACACCacccatactgcagggggcagcactttataaGGTCGTCAGTACATTATCTCCCGTCAGTTACAGActtatatatgatttatatataatatatattaatatatatatatattaggataattaatttatatataaatattaggatCGCTGCGTCGCGGAACTATGGCTGCATTGGAATGTATTCCAGATTCTaaggggggggagtgttaaatatCCCTAAATGCCCTCCCTGTTAGAATTTATTTATTGCTGGGGATAAACACCTGTGGTTCATTGACTCGTGTTGGTTGGAATCCACTGTGAGCCGGGGCAAAGTCTCCCCGTTACAGTAAATAGATCACCTATTACCCTTTAAATTGTAGTAAACaataaaaggtttttatttGAGAACAGAAGCAGCGTTAGGAGACACGACGAGGCTTTGTTTCTTGTTGTCTTAAAAGTTCCTCAAACTAAAACGAAGCTTAGACGACGTGCCGCGCACATAAGGTTGTCTGATCAGTCATTTATTTCCAGGACACACGCATTTCACGTGTTCCTGACCAGCGCAtggaaagtgctgccccctgcagtacgCGGGATGTATAACCGAGTAACTGATTCCTTTTCTGtgagtttatatatttgtggtttgtgttttaaatgtctATTTACCAGAAGTTATAGACCCAGTCACCCCCAGGcctagactggccatctggcacaccaggcaaatgctcGGTGGGCTTCTGGCCAACATTGCAGTCCCTCGTATCCAGCCATCCGCCGCATTTACACCATTTGGCAGCCACCGTCCTTAAAGTGCCAAAACGGCCTTGTCATCCCCGATCCGGCCCTAGTCATCTCTGTTTGTGTGAAGATAGAAATGGCCAAGGTGGCAAGTTTGCTAGGGTTAGCCCTTCATAATCACGTAACACCCAAGTACCCCCCTTTAGTAGAGACAGTCCCCCTCTTCATCCCAAGATATTCCTCTTTTATAGGAGATCTGAATGTTTGGGGGGGTCTGAACATAAAACCCacaaatgtcccaaatggcTATGAGTAGCCCATATTCACATAATCCCTGCCACGCTGGGAATTTTTGTCACTGGTCTAATTCTGGGTGTATTCAGGTGAAAATATTTGCCATTTTTCtcagcacacatacacatttcacAGGTTTCTGATCCTCTGCTGTTTGGTTAGACATCTCGGCACTTTACATGCGCTAGTGAGTAACATGGAACGGCATATGTCCTGGGAGTGGATCACACCTCGCCATATGGCCACCTGCGGGCCACTGGTCAACGTAGGGGGTTCACATCATTGATTTAATGTGTGATCAACAGTTATGTTTCTTACACGTCTCATACATGATAAATCAGTATATTCTGGGTGCCTATGGTATTTATAGTTTACCTATTTCCATGGAAACCGACTCGAATAGTCCTAATAATCAAgctttttagaaatatatttatgattCTATTCCAGTTCATATAGATATCATCCCTAGGACAATGCATTACTCTGAATCAGCactgcaataaataataataataataataaaaatattccaaatacaaaaataggaaaaatggaatttattttatggcttttatattttttacacaattaaaatcagatttttttaacataaaatgtttctttagccCTCATTTCCATCTCTAGGAAGGTGTTTCGCGTCTCCATGAAGCTGTCGGTTTCTTAGCGTGTGATTGATCTAGCAGTTATCGGTGAGGTCTCTCAGCGAGCTGCCGGACCCGGCTCAGCGCGCTCGTTCAGCCGCCTGTCTCCTCCGTGATGGCTGCTGAGCAGTAATAAGGGTGAAGGAGATAATGTTTATTCCATCGTGAAATGACTTTAGTGAAATAGTGATATGTGAAACATCACTAAGGTACGGATGTGAAAATGTGCAGCCGTCTTTATGTTCAGCATCAGCTCTGGTGATCGTGGCCATCTTCTTACTTCTTACGTAGCTAGCCGACCGTCAGATAGTCTACTACTACCAATTCGTCAGCTTCCTAGGGCATCCAGATGCAGAGGGCATTTTTACCCCAGCTGTGCCTAATTCAAACTAATGGCAGATAAGGTGCTGGGGTAAAAGGGGGTGAGATAACTACCCAGAGCCCCCTCTTGCGGGATGTGGCCAGGACGGCCTACTggcgtcagtgggcggtcctgccgatgtcagtgggcatttGTCACGGGTCACATCCCCATTTAAGGAGAAAATGGGCGGAGAatggggtgtgtcaagaccctcCTCCTGCAACccgtaaagtgctgccccctgcagtatgtaaAAGGTATAACCCACGGAAGGGAATCTGTTACTCTGTTATACATCTCACgcactgcagggggcagcactttacccaTGCTGGTaggcaatatgtaaaaatgatattgtgctatttatttattgttttatatagcgccatcatattgtgtggacataacaattagtatataacataacaatttgacttacagaaaccgGTGAAAAACATGGTGGTCTCCCTAATACATCACCGTTACATAACATAGAATGCTGAGCTGCAGGCCACGCTTACGTACAAATATAATACGAAATACAGTTTGTTATGAGGGTTAAATCCACGTTTCCCCTTAGTTGCCATGATTAATGAGCCTGAAGGATAGCGGGTTCCCCTTACTGAGAATAACTAAAGCTGTTTCTGGAGATGGTACAACGAACACGCGACGGGCATCAAGTGAAACAACGGGTTATATATTTGCACCAGAAAATATTTCTCCGTACGTTCCATAGAAAGATATCAGTTCAGTGTCCGTTGCTTCATTGTGTCTAATAGACGGGGTGATTGATGTGAGCAAAAACTGTTAATCGACACATGTGATTATATTCACACGAGCGTGCAGAGACCCACACTAAATGTGCGAGCTTCGTTCCCTCCTGACTGCCTGTCAAACGAATGGTTAATGTTCCACTTTGCGCTTTATTAAGTGTTCTTATTTAGAAGGAACAGTCCTTTTTTTgagacccaaatccctctgtccctcttcCGTCTCACAATGGACCTCTGTTCTTGGAGCTCAGAATAATTTCTGggcatcacagtgttctacagcaatattattattattatttattgttttatatagcgccatcaaattccgtagcgctgtacgatgggtagacagggcataacaagtagtatgtaacataacagtttgacttacagagacaacaggtgaggagggccctgctaataatcacattttctgagaaggtggtagataagtgggacagcatcccagcagaagtggtatgggaattttttaattaatggaaTAGGCATGTGGTTTAGGACTAATTAATATCtgaatctttacatcaggaaaacccCGGAGACTGGATGGACTGAATGGGTTTTATCTGctaagttctatgtttctagaacTATCTATCAATGTCGCATCAACTCTTGGTCAAGCCCCTCAGGTGGTAAAAGGGCCACCAGGAACCTATATGGCGGGGTGTGTATGAATAAAAAGAATGTCTCTAGAAAGACAGCTAATCCTCAGCGTTATACACAGCTAAAAAGTGATTTGGGTCCAACGTCCAAAAGTGGacttatcaccatagtaaccactGGAATAGTAGCGTGTAATGGacataagaccacttttcaaattttatgccagaaccattttttttacataaacccGTTTGTGTTTTTACCGCTCATGTTATAGATGTGCCGACGAGATCTCGCTGAAACTTTTAATatacacaaagggttaaccagCGTTAATCTCGGCACCGGCATCTCCTAAAACCCATCGTTTGTTTCGTTATGAGGATAACAGGAAAAGGCTCGAGCAAAACGCTGAATTGGCCGCAATGTTTTGTTCTCTTGGCGTTACAGGATTATCCGGGCCGGTTCTGGCCCCAATAAACATGACACGTTTATTGAATAAGCCAACACCTAATTCCACACAACACATCAGATCGTGGAACACAATGTATCCGTTACACAAAGCGCAATCATCACATCCAAGATAAAAGCAGAATTCAACCCAGCCTGAAaaccatgtatttattattattattattatttttataataataatacttttcttGTTTAACACGGTGTAGTAGGATATGGACTTTTTAGTTTCAGATCGCGTAGTACTGCATCAAGGtaaacaatgtattattattattatttattgttttatatagcgccatcgtattccgcagcgctgtacaaaagtAATCATCCCCTAAAACAGTGGTCGGCGACCGCAGCTCAAAACGTCCATGCCCAAAGCATTCCCTTTACACAAGATTCCAGCTTCTGAAGGAAACAACTATGGCAGTCGCAACAATGgaatttcactaaaaaaaaccagtattttacattaaaaaaagcaaatatttggaGTTCCTCTTTAAAATCACTCATTCCCTGTGAATGTCCACCTCCTGGCATTTCTCCGTTCTTTTCAGGTGTATCTTTTGGTGGTAACTTTACCTCCAGAGTCTATCTGTTTAAATCACTGAGGATCACCTTACAGATCAATCTCTTTAAGGAAATCCTTTATTCGCCGCTTCTTAGAGACAATGGCCGTGTTAAACACAGGCATTTAGCTTATCTTAATGTCCCATCTCTTTAAAGGACAAACACCATTATGTCTTCTAACCTCCCGCATTCCTGCAAGTCAGTGCCAGAACCTAGGGGATAACACAGAGGGGTTTGTTGAACCGAAACAGAGAAATCCGAATCATCCCGAAGGTAAAGAAAGAAAACCGCCGCTTTCATTTTCATTGAAAACAGGATTAATTGGATGCCACCAGGTGGATTTCTCTCCAGATCGTGATCTAGATTGACAATGGGGTGGATGGAATTTGAGTTTTCGGCCCTTGTGCTAACATAAACCTGTTGTTGATGGGGACCAGGTGTCCCTCTTTTTAGGGGACAGTCTCTTTATTAAGACTTCTGACCTTTGAGACTTTCTTCCGAACcatcgttaaaaaaaaataaaaaaaaacctactgtATCCACAGTATGTATTGACTTGCATGTGTTATGATTTAAATGCAAATTGTAATTACCTTCAAATGCATTCATttaaactgaaaaatatataaattacttaTCTTAAGGAgtgctgcagctccagagctgctaTAGGACACCCCCCCCAATGTGGTGGTATGTTTCtgtccactgattggctgcttaaaacagccaatcggtggcaaggAAACCGTTCCCGGTTAAAACCGCTGGGAGTGCTTTTGACGCATTCGCCCAGGGGAGGAACTTGTGTAAAGGGAAATACTTTGGGGGGGTAGATGCTGGAGCACTGAAAATACTTCGTAACTTGGTTCTTCTGACACACACAGATTTTATTGTTTGGGGCTATTCCTGGTGACATTTGGAGTACTGGCAACTACGTTATTCAGGGGAAGTTGCAGTCTTTTAGAAGACAACGTTGACCCTGGACTTTTCCATAAAATAAGTATCTTATAATTCTGTGTTTCTCAACGTTTATCTTTGGCCTGATGAGCCGTTTGGGTATTTACTCTTTATACAAGCTCTGTGGTAGGAGAAAGCACATACACCATGATACCCTTATGTGTTAGGGAGATTAAATATCCCtgttcattaaattaaagaGTAAATTAAATATCCCTGCTGATTTGACCACtccattggtttctatggcgATAAATCCATTTCCCAATGTTTGGCCCTGAATCACTTTCTCTACGTAACTCGGAAATGCACAGGAGCCAAGTGACTTCTTTAATCTAAAAGTACGCTTCTTCCAAGGTAGCACTTATTTTAGTGGAGCCATATGGTCACTCTACCGCAATGTCCCATCGGGTTGACTGCGCCTCTTTCTCTGAAATTGTGGTCATCGCTTCCGTGGCTCTTTATACTAATTTATAAGTGGAACTGACcagctgtataaaacaatacataataatattattattattaataataataataaaagctagaTGGACACAATTTAGATTATTTTAGGGAGATGTCAATCTGTGGGTTTTCCACTAGGGGGCAGACCGACCACGACATGACTGCAGAGAGTAACACAGGGACCACAATGGaattttcatataaaatgtacacatacatCATTCTAAATAATATCCAAACTCGGAATACAAATGCCAGAGTTCTCCTGAGTTAAACTTTGGGGTATAttgacgtagtggcgggctaagcaagacgcggccatatagtgtgacggaatccccagtATTTATGGCGCAGATAGGCGTTcactgggtatgcgctgaattcttccTTTGTTTTGCGTACTAATTGGTCGTTATTATTCCagcagcaacccgggaatctgaatgtgcaTGCTTTTTCAGATTATGCGCTTTCTCGCTGTAAATATAGAGTTTCTTCTAATTTCCGTAGAATAACTTGACATTTGGAATTGCTACTCTCCAAGCCAGCACTTAAGAAATTGCGTTAGTGCAGCTATACAGACACGATCTGGATCACCACAAGCCATAAAAACTTAATGCGgaacatatattattttcagaTGTTTTGGATAAAGGCCCGTAGTGCTCTCCTTActggattattttatattaacttaTCTTTCAACAAATCAGcccaaaaagggacactttttttcatAGGGTGGGAAAAGGCACGGCTATGAGCTTCAtatcttttacatttatttattgccctacttgggaactctccggtTTGCCACTCCTCCGGGTCACGGCCTGAAATCTCGGTGTCGCGGGAATGTTTTTTCGACGTGCCCCAATCCAGCCCCATTCAAATACAAAGTGGTCAAGGCTAGCCCTCCCCACGATGAGGTCAGCCCCTCCCATTGATGTCATTAACAATTCCTACCGATGACATCAGCCTACCTGATGAGTTTTAGGACATTcgtatatgatagctgagagttTGCTCCATATTTCCATTGTGCCCCTTTTGCACAGGCATAGGGGATTCTCTAGAAGCCCCTATATTCCCCTCACAGCTAGGTACCCGGGCTATTGTCATGTTATATACTCACCACCagcatacccgggaactctctgggtttcaccCCGAGACTCCAGGGGAAAGGTGGCTTCTCCGGTCCTCTGGGGTGATGGCTGAACTCTCCGCCCGTGACGTCAGCGGGTAGTCCTCCTTGCCGTGTCCCACTagggtaggctctgggtagctggagcccaaaagttcccaggtatgaccaccagtcagctccagcgctggctctaTAAACACTGCGAGTGGGGTCTCGCAAGACCCCCATGTGCATACATGGAAAGCgcctgtatttattttagttggggcaatttcctgccactgattgcctACTTTGAGGGTACTTTAATATACCTTCTTCTTCAGTGATCCTGTGAGGGTGCTACATGGATATGTTTATTAGTTGGTGTTGGGTGTGATTTTGACCCTTACTATATACCGCCCAAACATTCTCACCCCTCAGACAAGAGCGACAACATGGTAGGAATTaaggacagagggatttgggtcccacAGAGGAATTGGCCCTCATAAATATGGACATTTGAAGGGTTTAATGATGTGACCTTCATTGAAAGGGACTATAAACCTGGACTTCATCGGGTGGGAGTTTTGGTCAGTCCTTGAATAGGTGGGAACAGAAGCAGAATGTGAATGGGAAGATTTCGCTGCTCGGTGGGGGTCGCACTAAGCAGGACACCCCCAACTGAAAACCAATTCAACTCCAACAAAAGACTTCTAGATTTATCTTCTCACCCTTCACACAGGGGCTATTCAGGAATTTACAGCCCCAATTTCCCAACATTTTAGTAAAATCGTCTCTGACAATGACCATAAATGAACACAATAGTCCAGAACAGCGTTTTCTCAAACTATTCCCACCCTGTTTAATTGATTTATCGCAAAATACCTCTAATTGGGTTTTTCTTTAGTAAGTGCCCCATAGTTAGAGGCGGCTTTAGGTTTTTAGGGGTTCTAAGCCAAATTGATTATTGCGGTCCTATCTTTAATACAAATGATCATATAAATTGTTACAAATTTGGTTtaactaaaatacattatagtaaaatatatttatggaatCTGTGTCAGACTTGCATAGGTCTCTCCCCTTCACTTTGTAAAGGGGGCGCCGTAGGTCAGTGGGGGTCCTAAGCAGCCGCTTAATCTGTTGATAAAAACCCAAAAACCATTCTGTTTCTAGAAACGACCCCTTGGATGAAGAGAAGTACCCCAGTGGGTGCACGTACAGCAGCTTGTATAGTATATTGTATGACTCAACATGTTCTGTAGCGCAGTACAAAAGGATAACAGAAACCCAGCGGGAATTGTAATGAAGTGAAGAAGATTTCATCGCACCAGTTCTTGGCGCAAACCCGTAAAGGAAAGCAATCAGTGGAAATCATGATTTCATTGCGTGTGGCCTTAAAAGCCGGCAACCCCCACAACACTCAGCCATCATCTCACAGGCGCCAGCTTGCTTACTATGTAGCGGCCACCCTTTCCGCCCCGGGTGTATTTTTCTCTTGTTAGCTGTAGTTATTGTTTTTGTAACCAGAACTGAACGTTGACCTAGTTTGAGAGATTGAGCATTGTTCAAACTTCTGTGTTGTGTCGTTTTCAATAAAGCTTGTTGAGAgggatatagaaaaaaaaatctctccctctcacacacacagaggctCAGATGTGTCGGAGACACCGGAGGGAGCGGATCGTTGATGTGGCTTCGCGCGGGGATTATATGCAAACCGGACATATTCTGCACATGAGAGGGGCAAATAGAcgtaaatatattaatagagGGGAGGGGCAACTCCATGGGACCTTCTCCTATTTGTTCTGCACAAGTTCCTGGGACATGAGGACCTGTCAGCAATGAATGAGCCTTTACCCGTTGGCTTGTGTGGTACATCGCTCGTTTTATTTTATAGCGAAGGGATGTTTGGAAGGTGTAGTTGAGGGgagattttggattttttttttggtcatctACACCCCTCTTCTTGTAACCCTTTACTAATATGGCCAAACATTCCCAAGGAGGGTCTGTGGAAGATCTCGGCAAGATCTCTGATGAGGAGCTGCTGAGATGGAGCAAGGAGGACATTGTGAAGCGGTTGAGGAAAGTGGAGACGGAGAAGATTAATCTGATGGTGGAACACGGGAATCTGATGAAAGATGTGAACAGGAGGCTGCAGGTCCATCTGCACGAGATCAGGGGCTTGAAGGAGGTCAACCAAAAACTTCAGGATGATAACCAGGAGCTGAGGGAACTCTGCTGCTTCCTGGATGATGACAGGCAAAAGGGCAAGAAATTGTCCAGGGAATGGCAGAGGTTTGGTAGACACACTGCCAGTGTCTTGTGGAAGGAGGTTGCAGCTTATCAGCAGAAGCTGAAGGAGCTGGAGATGAAGCAGGAGTCCCTCCTGAGGGACAACCTGGAACTCAAGGAGATAGTCCTTATGATGGACGAGGAGAGGAATGGACCTGGGTCTAGGAGTTCCATAGACAGCCAGGCCAGTTTGACCAATTTGAATGGGGGATCTGGCACCAGGGATGTAGGTGATGGGAGtagcacctccagcactgggagTGTAGGCAGTCCTGACCacaatcatcatcatcatcatcctcctcACCCCAAACCATTGGAGAACAAAGCTGGAACTATAAGAAGATCAGCCGATGACCTCTCCACCCCACCCCACCACAGAAGCATCCCAAATGGTCTGAATGGTAAGTGTGTGCGGCGCTTGCTTTGTCATCAGGGTTTCCCTGGTGATTCTTGTTTGAAGTTCTCAGCAAAATAACCATGTGAAGGAGACAGTTTATGAGATTTCCAGGCATGTCAAGAACATAAATACTTTTAACCCAACTTCATTTGATTTATGGGTTTTTTAGGTTAACTTTTAATGACATGGAGTTACTAATTAAAAGTAGATGATCTTGATTTTTTTGCACTGAATCTTTACTAATCAACATAAATTATTTGCATTCTGTattatgtgttatattttatttt encodes the following:
- the CCDC85C gene encoding coiled-coil domain-containing protein 85C isoform X1, with amino-acid sequence MAKHSQGGSVEDLGKISDEELLRWSKEDIVKRLRKVETEKINLMVEHGNLMKDVNRRLQVHLHEIRGLKEVNQKLQDDNQELRELCCFLDDDRQKGKKLSREWQRFGRHTASVLWKEVAAYQQKLKELEMKQESLLRDNLELKEIVLMMDEERNGPGSRSSIDSQASLTNLNGGSGTRDVGDGSSTSSTGSVGSPDHNHHHHHPPHPKPLENKAGTIRRSADDLSTPPHHRSIPNGLNDSSPGYIRQLETKVKLLEDDSKHLTQHSSHGELRTLRKGLSPYHSESQLSPAPHYQEPVQNGSARIAPDISSTSPAGYVSMAQKPEAVVHAMKVLEVHENLDRQAPDSYEEDLSEKEKAIVREMCNVVWRKLGDAANSKPSIRQHLSGNQFKGPL
- the CCDC85C gene encoding coiled-coil domain-containing protein 85C isoform X2, giving the protein MAKHSQGGSVEDLGKISDEELLRWSKEDIVKRLRKVETEKINLMVEHGNLMKDVNRRLQVHLHEIRGLKEVNQKLQDDNQELRELCCFLDDDRQKGKKLSREWQRFGRHTASVLWKEVAAYQQKLKELEMKQESLLRDNLELKEIVLMMDEERNGPGSRSSIDSQASLTNLNGGSGTRDVGDGSSTSSTGSVGSPDHNHHHHHPPHPKPLENKAGTIRRSADDLSTPPHHRSIPNGLNDSSPGYIRQLETKVKLLEDDSKHLTQHSSHGELRTLRKGLSPYHSESQLSPAPHYQEPVQNVLEVHENLDRQAPDSYEEDLSEKEKAIVREMCNVVWRKLGDAANSKPSIRQHLSGNQFKGPL